The Sporosarcina sp. Marseille-Q4943 genome includes the window CGGCGTTCTTTTTACTAAGTACGTTTTTCTTGTCGCAGGCAGTTCTGTTTGACGCAGCCGTGCCTTTTTTCTTGCCGGTTTGGGCGTTGGCACAGATGCGATTCAGGAAACATCTCATTTATGTATTCATCGGCGGAATTGCCGGAGGGGCTTTTTTAGGGCTAGGACAAGCAGTGATCCATTTATTGCAATTATTGTTGTTCAATGTAGTGAGCAAGCATCCTCTCATGCGGAAATCCATACCATTGACCGTTGCAGGGTCGATCATTGTTGTCCAAGTTCTTTGGCAGTTTATCATGCATAGCGGGCATACGCCTGTCGATGTGCAGTTGACGATCGGCTTCGAAGCTGTGTTGGCGCTATTCATGACGTTTTTCCTGTTTGTTGCCTTCCCTCATCGGGAGCGCATCTTTTTTGGCCAATGGTCGCCGGAACGACTCGGGGCTGTTTGTATTGTCGGCATCATGGCGACAACCGGGATGGGCAATCTCATGGTCGGTCCGATTTCAATTTCAGGATTGCTTCTTCATTTGACCATTTTGCTGGCAGCGCTTGCTGGCGGTCTTCCGTTTTCCACGACGATTGCGATGATGATCGCCGCCATCTCGGGAATTGCGGAATTGTCATTCACCGGGATGATGGCGGTATATGGGATGACAGGCTTCTTTGCTGGTGCTCTTCGCAGGCTCGGAAAATTAGGTATTGCCACAGGCGGCTTTGCGGTATCCGTTTTTTTTCTGCTATACGATTTCACATTGCCGCTTGATACTTCCCATTTCCTGACGATCGGCTTGGCAACGCTTCTATTTTTCTTCGTGCCGGCGAAGAAGGTGGAGCCGCTTAGCCGGATGATTACGCCGGGCGCTCAACAGGACATTTCAGTGAAGCGGCAGCAATGGCTGACCGATCGACTTGACGAGCAATTATCCGATTTCCAGCAGTTCGCAGAATTCATGTCCAATCTTGTCAATGATCGTTTCTCTTCGGATGACAGCAATGCGGAACAAAACATACCTTCAATCTGTCAGTCCTGTTTCAGATATTCGAAATGTTGGGAGGGGAAGGGGGAATGGATGGCCCGTCTGCTCTACGAGTGGGAAGGGACTTATTCCGCGACGAAGAAAGCGGCACGTCACCGTGTCGAGGAAAGGATTAAGTATAAATGCATCCGCTCTGCAGGTTTGATTTCCGAGTTGGAGGAATCGGCTTCCAACCACCTTCTCATGGGGCAACTACAGCATGGGAGAAAAATGCTTGCGTTGCAGTTGAGGGATATGAGCAACCATTTGGAGAAAATCATGAATGATATAAAAGGGGAGTTGACGGTTAACCATCTTGCAGAGGAGGAATTGGGGAAGCATTTGCAGTCGCAAGGAATCGAATATTATCAGATCGATATTTTATCGGAGGAGAAAGGAGCATACCGGATCGTTATTTCAATACCCGAAAAGCGTTCGGATTTTGAGACGGATACAACTGTGGCGGAACGACTTATACTGCCGTTATTGGAGGAAGTCTATCGCGAGCCGTTCAAAGTGGAGAAGACCGTCGTGCTGCAAGACCCATTCCCGCATATTCAAATTATGTTCTGCTCGGCTGTCCGATTCTCAATGGAATATGGGATTGTGGCGACAGCTGGTAGCGGGACGTTCCATGCTGGCGACGCTTATGAAGTGTTCCCAATCCACGACGGTCTCACCGCTGTTCTGCTATCAGATGGAATGGGGCATGATATGAATGCATACCGTGAAAGCCGGAAAGTGATCCGTCTCATGCGGGAATGTCTGGATCGGAAAATGGATCCTGAAACGGCGATGCATACATTGCATTACATGATGTCGTTGAATGGCCTAGACGACATGTATGCGACGCTCGATTTGGCTTTAATCGACTTGCAGGACGGCCGGCTTTGGTCTTGGAAGGCGGGTTCAATGAGCACGTATATTAAGCGTGGACAAGACTTCCTCAGGCTCGACAGCAAATCGGTTCCCGTCGGATTCCTTCCGTCATTTTCCGTGGAGGCAACAAATGAAGAATTGAAATCGGGAGATATTATCGTCATGCTGACGGATGGAGTATTTAACGGGTCGGTAACGATTGAGAAGCAGGAGGAGGCGATCTATGGAATATTGGAAAAGTACGGCCACTTGTCATGTGAGCCGTTAGCCGACCGTATAATGTCCGAGATGGAGAGGAAATTCGGTGTTGTTGCGGACGACCGGACCGTTTTAGTAATGAAAGTTGAACACGTCTTACCGAAGTGGACGACAATAAAGCCTACAAATCGATTTATTTCCCGGGAAAAAGTTATGGGGTAGAATAGGGGGAAGATGAAAGACAACAGTGTGGGGGGGCGAATCATGCAGGCATTTGAAAGGAAAATCCTTGATTTCATTCATAAAGAGGAATTGCTGACTTCAGGGCAACGGGTTCTTGTCGCTTGCTCGGGTGGGGTGGATTCTGTTGCGCTATTGCTACTCATGGCAAAACTCGGCGAAAAACTGCGGATTGAGGTGGCTGCCGTCCATGTCGATCATATGCTTCGCGGGCGAGAGTCGGCGGATGACGGCGAGTTTGTGAAAGAGCTATGTAGGAAGCTTGGAATTCCTTTCTTTGGCGGGGATGTACCCGTACCCTCCATTCTAAATAAGGAAGGCGGAAATGTGCAGGACGTCTGCCGTACTGGACGTTACGCCTTTTTCAACGAGGTGATGCGTGCGGAGCACTATGACGTGCTGGCGACCGCCCATCATGCAGAAGACCAATTGGAGACGGTGCTTATGCAATTGTCCAGGGGAAGTGTCCCTCTCGGCATTCCTGCGAGTAGGACAATAGACGGCGGCACCGTCATCAGACCTTTTCTTCCAGCGATGAAAGAAGAGCTTCTTACGTATGTGAAGAGTCGTGGTGCACAATTCAGGGAGGATCCGAGCAATAAAAGTGACGCCTATTTACGGAATCGGCTCCGCCGACATGTCGCGCCGATTATCTTGTCGGAAAATCCTTCGGCAGCATTGAATGTCGTTAAAATGACGGCTGATCTTAGGGAGGATGAATTGTTATTGGATAGCTTGGTGAAAGAGCGTTTTGCTTCCATTGTGACCTTCACTGAAGATGGCTTGCCGACCTTTCCCTCTGAACAGTTTAAAAGCATGCACACTGCTTTACAAAAGCGCTTTATTCCACTACTATTGAATTATCTTTACTTCGGGGAAATCAAACCTGTAGTATACAATACTGCACTTTTGAACCAATTGCATCATCACCTATCCGCAAGTACGGGAAATGTCACGATTGACCTTCCGAAAGGCTACCGATTCGTTCGGGAATACGGTGTCGTTTCGATTGTGAAAAATGCGGAAAACAAAGAAGTCCCAGTTCAAATGCTGCAAAAAGGCGAATGGACGAGCTGGGGTGATATGCTGCTGTATTGGGACATTGCTGACGGACACAACGAGGAAGCTGAGGAAGTAATGTATTTCGACTTACCCGATGTAGACTTGCCGCTTTACGTGAGGGGCAGAAAAGACGGGGATCGGATATTGCTACCGGGCATGACTCGGCCAAAGCGATTGTCCAGATTGTTCATTGACGAAAAAATCGGCGCTGAAAAACGGCGAAAAACGCCGATCGTCATAACTGCGCACGGTGAGATTTGCGCCATTCCTGGCGTGCGATATGGCATCCAGTTCAAGAATCGGAAAACGGAACAGGAAAAGTACATATTCAAAATGAAAGCAAAGTGAAAATTTTAATGGAAAAGAGAGGGAACTCGATGTTGCAAAACGATATTGAAGAAGTGCTCATCACAGAAGAACAGATCCAGGAGAAAATTGCGGAACTTGGTGCCGTACTGACGGAGGATTACCAGGATAAATTTCCGCTAGCGATCGGTGTCCTAAAAGGGGCATTGCCTTTCATGAGCGACTTGATTAAACGGATCGATGCGTATATCGAATTGGATTTCATGGACGTATCCAGCTATGGAAATGCGACGGTGTCATCAGGTGAAGTGAAAATCGTCAAGGACTTGAATGCAAGTGTGGAAGGCCGTGACGTTTTAATCATCGAAGATATCATTGACAGCGGTATGACATTGAATTATTTAGTTGAACTTTTTAAATACCGAAAAGCGAAATCCATTAAGATTGTAACGTTGCTTGATAAACCGACGGGACGAAAAGTGGACTTGAAAGCGGATTATGTCGGATTCCTTGTACCGGATGCGTTTGTTGTCGGTTATGGGCTTGATTACGCAGAAAAATATAGGAACTTGCCTTATATCGGTGTATTGAAAAAGGAAATCTACTCTTTCTGAAAGCTTTTCAACAAACCTTTAATAGGGGCGATGGAAAGCTTTTTCCATATTCGGTCGAAGTAGGAATACTATCATCTGTGGAGTCGTGAATATTTACGAATGAAAGACTGTTCTTTTTCGGTACGTTATAAAGTCATTTCCTTTGTAGGTTGAATCTGTTATATGATAAGATTTACAATAGTTTTCTGTTGAAAGAAATGAGGAGGCTTGGGATGAATCGTATACTTCGATACTTTCTACTATACGGATTGATCTTCCTTGCAATCATGGGGATTTTCAGTTCACTAAATAATCCGAATCCGAAAACGAAAGAGATTCGGTATGATGAATTTTATACATCGTTGGAAAAAGGCGATATTGAAACATTATCGTTTCAACCAGTGCGTGATGTTCTGACTGTTGAAGGTACGATGAAGGGCTATGAAGAGGGAGAAAAATTCACGACGAATGTTTTGATGAGTGATACTTCTGTTATGGAAGTGATTCGAAATATCGAAGCTACCGGTAAAACGAATAACCCTCAGATCCAAATCATACCTGCTCCAGAGACAAGTGCATGGGTAGCCTTCTTTACAGGATTAGTTCCTTTCATCATCATCATCATCCTATTCTTCTTCCTTCTGAATCAAGCACAAGGCGGCGGTGGCGGCCGAGTGATGAATTTTGGAAAAAGTAAGGCGAAGCTCCATTCCGATGATCGCAAAAAAGTCAGATTCACAGACGTAGCGGGTGCGGATGAAGAAAAAGCCGAGCTTGAAGAAGTTGTGGATTTCCTGAAAGATTCCCGTAAATTCGCTGAACTCGGAGCGCGTATTCCAAAAGGAATCCTTTTGGTCGGACCTCCTGGTACAGGTAAAACACTTTTGGCACGTGCGGTTGCCGGTGAAGCCGGTGTTCCGTTCTTCTCGATTTCCGGTTCGGATTTCGTTGAAATGTTTGTCGGGGTCGGGGCATCCCGTGTCCGCGACTTGTTTGAAAACGCAAAAAAGAATGCGCCGTGTATCATCTTCATCGATGAAATCGACGCAGTCGGACGTCAACGGGGCGCTGGTCTCGGAGGCGGGCATGATGAACGTGAACAGACGCTTAACCAGCTTTTAGTTGAAATGGATGGGTTCGATGGAAACGAAGGCATCATTATCGTTGCCGCGACAAACCGTCCAGATATCCTTGACCCAGCACTTCTTCGTCCAGGACGTTTCGACCGTCAAATCACTGTCGGCCGTCCGGATGTCAAAGGCCGTGAAGCGGTTCTGAAAGTGCATGCGCGTAACAAACCACTTGACGAGTCAGTCAATATGAAAGCTTTGGCGCAACGCACTCCAGGATTCTCGGGTGCTGACTTGGAGAACTTGTTGAATGAAGCTGCATTAGTCGCGGCTAGACGCGGCAAGGCGAAAATCGACATGTCGGATATCGATGAAGCGACGGACCGCGTCATTGCGGGACCAGCTAAAACGAGCAGGGTCATTTCTGAGAAAGAAAGAAATATTGTCGCATTCCATGAAGCGGGTCACGTCGTTGTCGGCCTTATGTTGGATGACGCGGAAATCGTCCATAAAGTGACGATCGTCCCTCGCGGCCAGGCCGGCGGATATGCGGTCATGTTGCCGAAAGAGGACCGTTACTTCATGACGAAGCCTGAACTTCTCGACAAAATTGCCGGACTCCTTGGAGGACGTGTAGCGGAAGAAATCGTCCTTGGGGAAGTTTCTACAGGTGCCCATAACGACTTCCAACGTGCTACGGGCATTGCACGTTCCATGGTGACTGAATATGGTATGAGCAAAAAGCTCGGACCGATGCAATTTGGCCAGGCGCAAGGCGGCAATGTCTTCCTTGGAAGAGACTTCAATTCCGAACAGAACTATTCCGAATCGATTGCGTATGAAATCGACCAGGAAATGCAGCGCATCATTAAGGAACAATATGAGCGCACAACTAATATCCTGACGGAGAACCGAAACTTGCTCGACTTGATTGCAACGACGCTTCTCGAAGTGGAAACGTTGGATGCAGAGCAGATCAATCACTTGAAAGATCATGGCACATTGCCTGAGCGTCCATACGAGAAAAATGGAAATGGCTCACAAAAGAAAACGGATGATGCAGATGCTGAAAAAGACACTGTGCATTCGGATTCGACAGGCGCGCCTGCAGATCCTTCTATTGGAGACTTGCCGAAAGAGAATGGTGGAGATCAAACCCTTCCTCCAATCGATGAACATAGAAGAGATTGACGTTACGGAGCTACTGTAAAGGATGATATTCCAGTCGACTGCTTTTTTAAGGCAGTCGGCTGTTTTTATTTCTACCTGATGTGTTATCATCCAGCTCCAGGTGGCAGCTAAAGCCGTAACGAAGAACGGCTTTTGCGAGTAAAAGCGTAGCGTTACGAGCATCGGTTGGGGAGAGTGTATTAATTTATACGAATCAAACCATGCTGTTGATTGGCTAGACGCCGCCCTTCGCTTTTGTTATGATGTTTTGGAAAATGACGAATGTTAGCGAGGAAAAGAATATGATCTTAGTATTGGATACAGGAAATACGAATATCGTTCTTGGAGTCTATGATAAAGGTGAATTGAAGCACCACTGGCGTATGGAAACGTACAGGCAAAGAACGGAAGACGAATATGCCATGTCCGTGAAAGCGCTGTTTACCCATGCCGGCCTAAGATTTGAAGATATCAATGGCATCATCATCTCATCTGTCGTTCCGCCGGTCATGTTCCCGCTTGAGCAGATGTGCAGAAATTATTTTAACTTGCGTCCGCTCATTGTTGGACCAGGAGTCAAAACAGGATTGAATATAAAATACGAAAATCCTCGCGAAGTGGGTGCGGACCGTATTGTCAATGCGGTCGCTGCTATCCATGATTACGGCTCTCCGCTCATCATCGTCGATTTCGGTACTGCTACGACATTCTGTTATGTGAATGAAAAAGGTGAGTATATGGGCGGTTCGATTGCGCCAGGAATCGGCATTTCCATGGAGGCGTTATTCGATCGGGCATCCAAATTGCCGCGTGTCGAATTGACGCGGCCGGATCATATTATCGGCAAGAACACCGTAGCCGCGATGCAAGCGGGCATCGTTTATGGATATGTCGGGCTTGTCGAAGGTATCGTTGGAAGGATGAAAGCGCACAGTAAGGTGGAGCCGACTGTCATTGCGACAGGAGGCCTTGCTGAATTGATTGCCAGTGAGACGAATGTAATTGATATCGTAGACAATTTCCTTACGTTGAAGGGGTTGCATTTGATCTACGAAAGAAATGTTTGAAGGGAGTAGTAATAGATGAGTGATTATTTGATAAAAGCATTAGCTTTTGAAGGGACAATTCGTGCGTATGCGGTGAATTCGACAGAGGCAGTCGGCGAAGCGCAGAAAAAGCACCATGTATGGCCGACAGCTACAGCAGCTTTAGGCAGGACGATGACGGCTGGGCTCATGATGGGAGCGATGCTGAAAGGCGATGACAAACTGACGGTAAAAATTGAAGGGAACGGCCCGGCTGGACCGATTGTCGTTGATGCTAACGCTCACGGGGAGGTAAGAGGATACATTACGAATCCGCATACCCATTTTGATTTGAACGAACAAGGGAAACTTGACGTTAGGCGCGCGGTCGGCACGGAAGGAATGTTGACGGTAGTGAAAGACCTTGGATTACGGGACTTTTTCACAGGGCAAGTTCCGATTGTTTCCGGTGAAATTGCGGAAGACTTCACTCAATATTTTGTTGTATCTGAACAGGTTCCTTCAGCGGTGGCCTTGGGTGTCCTTGTCAATCCTGACAATACCGTCAAAGCTGCAGGCGGCTTCATCATCCAAGTGATGCCGGGTGCAACGGAAGAGACGATCAGCATGCTTGAGGAAAAGTTAGCGAACGTTGAACCGATTTCTAGGATGATTGACCGTGGTTTGACGCCGGAGGAAGTAATCGGAGAAGTGTTGGGGAAAGAGAATGTTGAAATCCTCGATCGAATGGACGTTGCATTCCGATGCAATTGCTCTCGGGAACGTTTTGGCAACGCAATCATCGGTCTTGGAGAGCAGGAAATCCGAGAAATGATCGATGAAGACGGCCAAGCGGAAGCCGAATGCCATTTCTGTTTAGAGAAGTATCTATTCACGAAAGAAGAACTTGAAGGATTTATCGATGAAATACGGTCAAGGTCGTAACGTCCAGGAGACGGTTCCTCCTAGGAGGAGATTGAAAACGAAACCGCTTCTCGCAATTATTGGCGTCCTTTTTACTTGTAACGTCCTTTGGTTTATCGGATGGCTCATCCCTGGCAAATCGAAGCAACCTGATGAAGAGGTTGCTTCGGTAGCGGGCGAAGCGATTACGAGAGGGCAGTGGATGACTGCCATGGAAAAGGAAGTTGGGAGAGAAGTGCTTCTCGATCTCGTCAACAATAAAGTGATGGAGACGGCCGCAAAGAAATACGGTATCAAAGTGACGGACGAGGAAATCGAACTGGAACTCGCGTTGATCACTTCGGTGGACGGCAGATCGCATTCGGGAATGGACATCGAGCAAACACGGCAAAAAATTCGGTCTCACCTTATTTTGGAGAAGGTCTTGTCGAATGACGTCGTCATTGATGATGCTTCAGTGAAAGCGTTTTATGAGAAAAATGAATCCCTCTACAATATTTTGACCGCTTACCGGACTTCCATCATCATTGTTCCGACGAAGGAAGAGGCGGAGCAGGCATTGGATGAGCTATCGAAAGGGTCAAGCTTTGATGCGTTGGCAAAAGAACTATCGACCGATCTCGCTTCAGCCAGCCTTGGCGGCGACATCGGCTATATAAATGCTGAGACAGAGACGGTAGACCCTGCAATCTATAAAGCGGCATCCAAACTGAAGGAAGGAAAGATCGGGGATGCCGTCAAGCTGCATGACGGTACATATGCGATTATCCTAGTGAATGAAATCGTGAAGGGCAGGACGTTCTCCTTTAATGAAGTGAAGGAGCACATTAAACGTGAGCTGGCCATTGAACAGCTTCCTCAATCGGTCAATCCCGAAGCGTTTTGGAAAGAGTTCGATGCAAGATGGTTTTATGGAAAATGAAGTGAAAAGCTGGTCGGAGTCGTCTAAAGAGCGGTTCTGAACGGCTTTTTTTTAGGTTATACATATGAAAAGAGGGAAAAGATAAGGGAGTCATTAATGATTGACACTGTTCACAATCGGGGTGTACTATTAATACAATAAAACATATCAAATAACTAGGGATTAGGAGTGGGTAGAAATGAGTAGAGTTGGGAACACGATTGCGGACCTAGTCGGAAAAACGCCGCTCGTCAAGTTGAACCGTATGACAAACCCAGACATTGCGGACATTTATTTAAAACTGGAATACTTCAATCCGGGATCGAGTGTAAAAGACAGGATTGCGCTTGCAATGATTGAAGCTGCAGAGAAGTCCGGAGATTTGAAGGAAGGCAGCACGATCATTGAGCCGACGAGCGGGAATACAGGAATTGGTCTCGCGATGATTGCAGCCGCAAAAGGATATAAGTCAGTTCTCGTCATGCCGGATACGATGAGCATGGAGCGCCGGAATCTATTGCGTGCTTACGGTGCCGACCTTGTCCTTACACCTGGAGCGGAAGGGATGAAAGGGGCTATCGGAAAAGCGGAAGAGCTAGCAGAGAAAAACGGCTGGTTCATGCCGCAGCAATTCAATAACGAAGCGAATCCCGAAGTGCATCGTCTGACGACAGGTCCGGAAATTGCCGATGCGCTTGATCAAGTCGATGCGTTCATCTCGGGCATCGGTACAGGAGGTACGATAACCGGGGTGGGCAGCGTATTGAAAGAGCGCTTCCCGGACGTGCGTATCATTGCCGTGGAGCCGACAGATTCGCCAGTCCTTTCGGGTGGAAAGCCAGGGCCGCATAAAATCCAAGGAATCGGGGCGGGCTTCGTACCGAAAGTGCTCGACACGGACATATATGATGAAATTATTCAAGTGACGAATGATGAAGCGTATGATACAGCTAGAAGAGCGGCGCGGGAAGAGGGAATTCTGGGCGGCGTCTCCTCCGGGGCGGCCATTTTCGCTGCGCTTCAAGTTGCGGAAAAGCTTGGGAAAGGCAAGAAAGTCGTTGCCATCCTCCCATCGAACGGTGAACGATACTTGAGTACCCCGCTTTATCAATTTGAAGAAGAATAAAAGTTGTTAGTTGAAGGAGAGAGCTCATGCGGCTCTCTTTTTTTCTTTCCTAATAGTAGCCTAAACCCCAGTTTACACGTTAAGATAACTATATTAAATGGAGCTGGGGGAAAATGAAATGGATAAATTGCATCCTAATTATAAGAAGACTGACATGACGAAGGAGCAATTTTTTTACGCATATAAAGAACTTGCGAAAACGGTGGGACAGCACGTTTTGCTGGAAAGCGGACGAACAGGCAAACTATGCATCGCGGGTGTCGACCCGTTAGTTACGTTAATAAGCAAGCAGCATCAATCATTGGAGCTTCAATGGCGTGACGGGAAGAAGGAAACAAGGGAAGGCGAACCTCTTGAACTAGTATCGGCCTTCGTCGAATCGATGAAAATGGACAATGTACCGGAGCTGCCGGACTTCCAAGGGGGCGCTATCGGGTTCATCAGCTACGATTACGCCCGGACATATGAGCCAATTCCTGAAATGACTGCGGATGACCTTGAGACGCCGGACGTCTTTTTCTATTTATTTGACCGTTGGGCAGTCCTCGATCTCGAAACGGAAACAGCTTATTTCATGACGTTGCCTGGTCGGGGGCTGGATGCGTCGGAAGTGGAAAGGGAATGGACGGAGGCGGCAGAAGCCGGTATCGCAAGTCGCTTCCTATCACCAGCTAACTATACAATCGATTATACAAGACCTGAAAATGTGGAAGTGTCGGTAACCGGACCGCAATTCGAACAGATGGTGCGTGATGTCCAGCGCTATATTGCGGATGGAGACGTCAATCAAGTCAACTTGACTGTCCGACAATCGAAGTTTCTATCCGCTGACCCGCTTTCGATGTACGAAGCATTGCGTTCCTTCAATCCATCGCCTTATATGGCGTCAATCGGAGCCAAGGAATTCGCTGTCGTGTCGGGTTCTCCGGAATTGTTGCTGAAGAAACGCGGAATGGAGTTGAGTACCCGTCCAATCGGGGGAACGCGGCCGAGAGGGGCGACAGAATTCGAGGATGAAGCATATGAGAAGGACCTGCTCTCCGATGAAAAGGAGAAAGGTGAGCATATTATGCTTGTCGAACAGGAGCTGGAGGACTTTGGACGAGTCTGCGTGCCGGAAACGGTGGAAACGGATGAATTCATGGTCGTTGAGCGGTATTCGCACGTCATGCATCTCGTTTCGAATGTGAGAGGGACGGCAGCTCCGGAATTATCGAATGCGGATATTATTAGAGGAGTCTTTCCTGGAGGTTCAATTACCGGCTCGCCGAAGCTGCGCACGATGGAAATTATCGAGGAGTTGGAGCCGACGCGGAGAGGTTTGTATACGGGCTCAATCGGCTGGATTGGCTTTAACGGCGACATCGATTTGAATATCGTCATTCGTACGGCGTATATAAAAGATGGAATCGTCCATATACAAGCGGGTGCTGGCCTTGTCGCGGACTCTAGTCCGGAAGCAGAATATGTGGAGTCGCTCAATAAGGCGAGGGCGCTCTGGCAGGCGAAGGAAATGGCCGAAGCGGCAAAATGAAAGGAGGAATGCCTCCATGCTATGTTGGATGAACGGTGAATTTAGACAAGCGGAACAGTTGCGGATATCCCCGTTCGATCACGGGTTTTTATATGGTGCAGGTTTTTTTGAGACATTTAGGACATATGAGGGACGCGTGTTTTTATTCAAAGAGCATATGGAACGGCTTCGTGCTGCATTGCATGAATACCGGATTGCGATGCCTTATTCGGATGGGGAGATTGCAGAAGCGATTCAAGAGTTGCACGTCCGTTCGGGTGGACGTGACGGGTATTTCCGGTTGAATGTATCTGCAGGCGTGCATGATATCGGTTTAGCCCCTTCCGAGTACGAGACGCCGAACGTCATTCTGTTCCGTAAAGATCTTGTAGTAGCCCCTCGGGGAACAGAAAAGAAAGCTGTGTGGCTCGAGACGGAAAGGAATCGCCCGGAAAGCCGGGTCCGCCACAAGTCGCATAACTTCCTGAACAATGTGCGCGGACGTTTGGAGCTGCCTTCCTTGAAGGAGCTGGAAGGAATCTTTCTCACGGCGTTCGGCCATGTAGCTGAAGGAGTGACGTCCAATGTGTTTTGGGTGAAAGACGGCGCGCTGTACACACCCTCAATAGAAACGGGAATTCTGCCCGGCCTTACACGCGCCTTCATATTGGAGCTTGGGGCAAAAGTAGGGATGGATGTACATATCGGGCTTTATGAGAAAAGTGATGTTGAGCAAGCGGACGAAGTGTTCGTGTCGAACTCGATTCAGGAGCTCGTCCCGCTCTCTTCGGTAGACGAGCAGCTGATGTCAGGCGCTTCAGGGGTTTATTATCAAAAATTGCATCGATTATACGTGCAAGCGATTGATGGGATGAAAGAAGGGTAAATCATGGAATTATCGAAAGCGAAAGAGATATATCGATTAGGGAATACCGATTTTGATTTTAAAAAGGAGACGGCCGTAATGGGCATTTTAAATGTCACGCCGGACTCCTTCTCGGACGGAGGCAAATACGGACAAATCGATGCAGCATTGAAGCGCGCAGAAGAAATGCTTCGGGACGGTGCGAAAATCATTGATATCGGGGGTGAGTCGACTCGTCCAGGTCACGCACCGGTATCGCTCGAATTGGAACTAGAGCGGACGGTTCCGGTAATCGAGGCGCTAGTTCGGGAATTGGACTGTGTCATTTCGATCGATACGTATAAGGCGGACGTGGCGGATGCGGCATTGAAAGCGGGTGCGAAAATCATTAATGACGTATGGGGAGCGAAACGCGAACCGAGGATCGCCGAAGTGGCGGCTGCCCACGGAGCACCGATCATCCTTATGCATAATCGGGAAAAGGCGGAATACGCAGGGCCTTTCATGGATGAACTAATTGCCGACTTGGAGGAAAGCGTGCAAATCGCGCGCATGGCGGGTGTGCCGGAAAGCAATATTTGGCTCGATCCAGGCATCGGCTTTGCGAAAAATACGAGGCAGAACGTGTTGGCGATGCAAGGGCTTCGCCGGATATCGGATCTGGGGTACCCGCTCTTGCTTGCGACATCCCGGAAAAGAATGATCGGCAACATATTGGATCTGCCTGTCGATGAGCGGATGGAAGGGACAGGTGCGACAGTTTGCTATGGCATCGATCACGGTTGTCATCTAGTGCGGGTGCACGATGTGAAGGGGATTTCCCGCATGGTGAAGATGATGGATGTGCTCGCGGGCAAATCAGAAGTAAGCGTCGACTGATCTGGAAATGGAGGGTGTGAGGATGGATTATATTCATTTGAACGAAATG containing:
- the tilS gene encoding tRNA lysidine(34) synthetase TilS encodes the protein MQAFERKILDFIHKEELLTSGQRVLVACSGGVDSVALLLLMAKLGEKLRIEVAAVHVDHMLRGRESADDGEFVKELCRKLGIPFFGGDVPVPSILNKEGGNVQDVCRTGRYAFFNEVMRAEHYDVLATAHHAEDQLETVLMQLSRGSVPLGIPASRTIDGGTVIRPFLPAMKEELLTYVKSRGAQFREDPSNKSDAYLRNRLRRHVAPIILSENPSAALNVVKMTADLREDELLLDSLVKERFASIVTFTEDGLPTFPSEQFKSMHTALQKRFIPLLLNYLYFGEIKPVVYNTALLNQLHHHLSASTGNVTIDLPKGYRFVREYGVVSIVKNAENKEVPVQMLQKGEWTSWGDMLLYWDIADGHNEEAEEVMYFDLPDVDLPLYVRGRKDGDRILLPGMTRPKRLSRLFIDEKIGAEKRRKTPIVITAHGEICAIPGVRYGIQFKNRKTEQEKYIFKMKAK
- the hpt gene encoding hypoxanthine phosphoribosyltransferase yields the protein MLQNDIEEVLITEEQIQEKIAELGAVLTEDYQDKFPLAIGVLKGALPFMSDLIKRIDAYIELDFMDVSSYGNATVSSGEVKIVKDLNASVEGRDVLIIEDIIDSGMTLNYLVELFKYRKAKSIKIVTLLDKPTGRKVDLKADYVGFLVPDAFVVGYGLDYAEKYRNLPYIGVLKKEIYSF
- the ftsH gene encoding ATP-dependent zinc metalloprotease FtsH, giving the protein MNRILRYFLLYGLIFLAIMGIFSSLNNPNPKTKEIRYDEFYTSLEKGDIETLSFQPVRDVLTVEGTMKGYEEGEKFTTNVLMSDTSVMEVIRNIEATGKTNNPQIQIIPAPETSAWVAFFTGLVPFIIIIILFFFLLNQAQGGGGGRVMNFGKSKAKLHSDDRKKVRFTDVAGADEEKAELEEVVDFLKDSRKFAELGARIPKGILLVGPPGTGKTLLARAVAGEAGVPFFSISGSDFVEMFVGVGASRVRDLFENAKKNAPCIIFIDEIDAVGRQRGAGLGGGHDEREQTLNQLLVEMDGFDGNEGIIIVAATNRPDILDPALLRPGRFDRQITVGRPDVKGREAVLKVHARNKPLDESVNMKALAQRTPGFSGADLENLLNEAALVAARRGKAKIDMSDIDEATDRVIAGPAKTSRVISEKERNIVAFHEAGHVVVGLMLDDAEIVHKVTIVPRGQAGGYAVMLPKEDRYFMTKPELLDKIAGLLGGRVAEEIVLGEVSTGAHNDFQRATGIARSMVTEYGMSKKLGPMQFGQAQGGNVFLGRDFNSEQNYSESIAYEIDQEMQRIIKEQYERTTNILTENRNLLDLIATTLLEVETLDAEQINHLKDHGTLPERPYEKNGNGSQKKTDDADAEKDTVHSDSTGAPADPSIGDLPKENGGDQTLPPIDEHRRD
- a CDS encoding SpoIIE family protein phosphatase, translating into MKMIGNLERPVGQQIRQVFDTVGKRKMYVLMAAFFLLSTFFLSQAVLFDAAVPFFLPVWALAQMRFRKHLIYVFIGGIAGGAFLGLGQAVIHLLQLLLFNVVSKHPLMRKSIPLTVAGSIIVVQVLWQFIMHSGHTPVDVQLTIGFEAVLALFMTFFLFVAFPHRERIFFGQWSPERLGAVCIVGIMATTGMGNLMVGPISISGLLLHLTILLAALAGGLPFSTTIAMMIAAISGIAELSFTGMMAVYGMTGFFAGALRRLGKLGIATGGFAVSVFFLLYDFTLPLDTSHFLTIGLATLLFFFVPAKKVEPLSRMITPGAQQDISVKRQQWLTDRLDEQLSDFQQFAEFMSNLVNDRFSSDDSNAEQNIPSICQSCFRYSKCWEGKGEWMARLLYEWEGTYSATKKAARHRVEERIKYKCIRSAGLISELEESASNHLLMGQLQHGRKMLALQLRDMSNHLEKIMNDIKGELTVNHLAEEELGKHLQSQGIEYYQIDILSEEKGAYRIVISIPEKRSDFETDTTVAERLILPLLEEVYREPFKVEKTVVLQDPFPHIQIMFCSAVRFSMEYGIVATAGSGTFHAGDAYEVFPIHDGLTAVLLSDGMGHDMNAYRESRKVIRLMRECLDRKMDPETAMHTLHYMMSLNGLDDMYATLDLALIDLQDGRLWSWKAGSMSTYIKRGQDFLRLDSKSVPVGFLPSFSVEATNEELKSGDIIVMLTDGVFNGSVTIEKQEEAIYGILEKYGHLSCEPLADRIMSEMERKFGVVADDRTVLVMKVEHVLPKWTTIKPTNRFISREKVMG